One part of the Humulus lupulus chromosome 9, drHumLupu1.1, whole genome shotgun sequence genome encodes these proteins:
- the LOC133800065 gene encoding uncharacterized protein LOC133800065 has product MAAPLASVPGSSKKVRESLSDDVSDHEGTNPSDSTPKASSPVGSTPLSKFQTKVKKIPPPCSSSETDPYEAFVPSDDDPLDDDASIDDDVASEAESDPSEDQSVSPKGKKAVKILEIRTKSLVVPKATSGSSFKAHSLSFRFNENEKRMKHYVHRDVIGEKKISFSAHRVFGVINNIEDRGWLGSLTGFDGFVPWVVHKFYANLNDDLFDSKSFMFGQVYVQGHWYLFSAAEIAKALNISSAVINDVVEFNKDKVLSELVGQNMVWEQHSILKVTDLTHYYVVLHKIAINNWITTTHTSTITFDTTFFLFKVGTGLQVDLATLIFYQITALGKVKKKGQYLVFPHLIYKLLDYQKSLRLEYEIVTPRIAGVDYKLKKESSSAKTTKGIALKAGDVESVITELAGVKATLETVQIEVHSLKNCLSTIEQL; this is encoded by the exons ATGGCGGCTCCGCTCGCCTCTGTTCCTGGGTCTTCCAAAAAGGTCCGAGAATCCCTCTCTGATGATGTCTCTGATCATGAAG GTACTAATCCTTCGGATTCCACTCCAAAGGCCTCTTCTCCTGTGGGTTCCACTCCTCTATCCAAGTTTCAGACGAAGGTGAAGAAGATTCCTCCACCCTGTTCCTCTTCTGAAACTGACCCATATGAAGCTTTTGTACCCTCTGATGATGATCCCCTTGATGATGATGCCTCTATTGATGATGATGTTGCATCTGAAGCTGAATCTGACCCATCAGAGGACCAATCTGTTTCTCCAAAAGGCAAGAAAGCTGTGAAAATTCTTGAGATTCGCACAAAGTCACTAGTGGTTCCTAAAGCAACATCAGGTTCATCATTTAAAGCTCACTCTTTGAGTTTCCGTTTCAATGAAAATGAGAAAAGGATGAAGCATTATGTGCATCGAGATGTTATTGGCGAGAAAAAAATTTCTTTCTCTGCCCATAGAGTGTTTGGGGTCATTAATAATATTGAGGATAGAGGGTGGTTAGGTTCTTTAACTGGGTTTGATGGTTTTGTTCCTTGGGTTGTTCATAAATTCTATGCTAATCTtaatgatgatttgtttgatagcAAGTCTTTTATGTTTGGTCAAGTTTATGTTCAGGGTCATTGGTATTTGTTTAGTGCTGCTGAAATTGCCAAGGCTCTCAATATATCTTCTGCTGTTATCAATGATGTTGTGGAGTTCAACAAAGATAAGGTTTTATCTGAGTTGGTGGGACAGAATATGGTTTGGGAACAACACTCGATTCTCAAGGTGACCGATCTTACTCATTACTATGTCGTGCTTCACAAAATTGCCATCAACAACTGGATTACCACCACTCATACCTCCACCATTACCTTTGACACGACCTTCTTTCTGTTCAAAGTCGGGACTGGTCTCCAAGTTGATCTTGCTACTCTCATTTTTTATCAGATCACCGCCTTAGGAAAAGTCAAAAAGAAAGGTCAATATTTGGTGTTTCCTCATTTGATCTACAAGTTGCTTGATTATCAAAAGTCTCTCCGATTGGAATATGAAATCGTGACACCTCGCATTGCCGGTGtagattacaaactcaagaagGAATCCTCATCTGCCAAGACGACTAAAGGGATTGCTCTCAAGGCTGGCGATGTTGAATCTGTCATTACTGAACTCGCTGGTGTCAAGGCCACTCTGGAAACTGTTCAGATAGAAGTTCACAGTCTCAAGAATTGTCTCTCGACCATAGAGCAACTTTAG